tggccccttagttccggTGAAAGGAAATACTTCTGGAAGTATAATGTAGCTTATTTGGGAACTGTGCCACTTTTCCCTACTTGTAGTCCAGTCAGGTGGTCATCAAGTCCAACTTTGTTGAGTCCAGGAAATTTCAAGACTTTGCTCCAGATAGTAAGCATGTATTGgtccactggcttgataaggtcagcaccccactgactgtaggacactgctggtccaccctcggaccatGCATGTTATATTCCTGCACATAAGGTTTAACTAGCTTTTTCTATTTTGGGAAAAACTATGACAATTATTATAAACAATGATTAGGCctaattgaaaataatttgACTCTGTTTCTGACTATAATGACTATAATAACGCTGACTCTGTGCTAGATAGGTTACAGCTGTACAATCATCTTTATTTgtgattttagtttttaaattatttcctattttagtttttaaattcTATTTCCTATAGAACTATTTTACAAAGAATAAGGAAGAACaatatgaaagaaaaataaataaactggacTGTGAACTGCAAAATGAGGGAAGAAAAGTGGCATTTTGTTTAACTCTTCTTGTCCACTGGTGAGCTGCCTGGAAAACAATGAGAAAAAACCAAGTTGTCAAGTTTCAAGACTGGCTCAAGTCTGAGTTTAAATGAAAGCAAGACAGGGTCAAGATCAAGACCTCCTCCCCATTTGTTTCAAGGTCAGGAACTGACACAAGCATGTGACAAAAAACGGTAAAGgatgtgtttttaaacaaaccTGCTTTCATGACaataaaatcaaattcaaatggtATGATGTCTTCTCTTCCACTTGCAAACGTGGTATGGATCAAAAGCTTACAATATGGCTCCAACAATCCAGTGCTAAATTTATTCAGAGGTGGGAAATTTCAGAAAGTTTTTCAGAAAGCAATAGTGCATTAGTGGTGTCTGCTCTGTTTGGTGCCAATGGCAGTGCCAGTTGAATAAATCAAACATAAGCAAGTGCAGTGATCAGCTTTTATGATGCCGTAGTAAAAATTAGTGCACGTTGTTGACAgtcaggggaaaaaacaaaacaaaaaaaaaacacctcaagTCCAAGACCAGACTTAAGTACTACGTTAGCCTCCTATGAACGTAACTGAAAAGTGGAACACATCCCGGATGCACTCTGGTTCATGTTGGTGATCTCATGTGACTGCAGGTCATCTCGTGTGACCAGAACCTGAACCGCTGCTgcgagctggtggagctcaccTCTAAAATCCAAGGGCAGCTGTTCACTATTCTCAACCTCACTGCACAAGAAGGTACAAATCCACACATAACACATTCTTCCTGACACCATAATGGGTTATCCGTCCTGTCTACTCCACCCCTTTTACCTATTTTAATctttcatcttctttttctcattttcacccCCTCCATTTCTCCTCGCTTTAAGGCCTAAAACTATGTATAATGTCTTTAGCTTTCCATTTCTAAGAGAAACAAGTCCTGATtctgatgttcttttttttgggCCTCATTCATGTTTTACTCTCTTCTTCAATCACCCCTCCTCCTTTTTTATTAATGGTGGCTAGAGAATGTACATCTTACTCACCTCTTGTTCAACTCTTGTGGTGGTCtacagaaatgttttgttttggctgtCTGGCTTTGAGATTCCTCTCTTCTCCAGGTGGTCACTATGCTGGAGTGGACACCCTTAAATCTCGCCTGTTGCCATGGCTGGGTACCTGCTTTACCATGGCAACCTCATCTGTCTCCCCAGACACTAGTCTCAATCTCATTCAGGTCACTTTACTTCTTAAATatccaaaatatattttgttgcaTTGTTTTTGAATGATCATAAAACTATTCTGAAATTTAAAACGTAATGTTGGGTGGGTTTTATTGAAATATGTCACGTCTTCACAATAAATCTACTGAGAATGTAAAGTGTTGCTGTGTTGCTTCTGTTGTCTGTATTTCATTACTCTATAAACTGtttatagaaacatttttgtattgagtgtatttttagaaaataattctgaattataCCAAAATAGTCATGTTGATTTGAACTGTCCTGTTGCATTGAATAATTTCCCAAAGAACAGTGATTAAATTGAAACATCTTGAGGTCAGTGTAGATTTATAAcccctgctgtttgtgtggaCCTTAGAAGGTTCACTAAAACTCAGAATTGCAACTAGCTTTTGATGCTCAGTGTTAACTGACATCACCGGCTGGATAAAATCATGGTTTCATTGTGCTAGTGTGTTGTTTAGGACAACGTGGAGAAGGAGCGGAAGATCCGAGAGCTGTCATTGTCTCATGAGAGCGACATGCAGAAGATGGAGGATCAGCTGTGCTCCACTCGTATACAGCTGGATTCTGTCAAACAGGAGTCAGTACCAGTTTGGTTACAAAGCACACAGAGCCACACTTTATCTGTCAGTACTGACCAAGAAATGTTGGTCAGTGTTAGACTGCAATACAGTGGCAATACAAGACATATTTGGTTATTTGGGCCATACTTAAAAATGTATCAAGTTCATTGTGTTAGTAAACAAAACACCAAACCAAGTGgcatttatatatttagtaCTGTCTGTGCTTCATAGGACTTTTAGTGCAGTCTGGTTAGAGTAGAGTTCTTTTTCAGGCTTCCTTCATGCAAAGAGACTCCCATCAGTTCTCTGAAGTCTCTGAAACAAATATCATTTTCTTCAACATTTTGTTCAATAACCTAAAGAGCCTTAAAGTGTATTGGGGTAAATAGGTatagtgtccaaatactttttctAAGCATTTGCTATTGATGTGTTCCCAGGCTAGCTGATGCTAAGAGTGACCTGGACTGCACCAAAAACAAATCAGCAACTACCCTTCTTGCCACAGAAGATGAGATACTGCACCTCAAAACAGAGTGAGTTTCCAGGCTTCTGTAGATCTGAGAATGAGAAATGACACTTCCCAGGCCTCACATTGCCAGAGCTGAGATGCTTTAAAGGAAAGTGTGTTGGTGCAGGTTGCGGGCGGCCTATGAGCAGATGGATGTGTATAAGAGGAAGCTGGACATGCTGGAGGACTACGAGAGGCAGGTCAGGTTACTCAGAGATGAGGTCACCTTTCTAACTGCGGAGAAAACCATGCTACAGGAAAGGtgagttacacacacacacacacacaataaggTGCCCATCCCTGTTTGTGGAGATCTAGGACTCTACACAGTGACATTCTAACCTAAAAGGAAATGTGCTTACCCAAAACATTGTCAATACAGTCAAaaagcctcattcaccaaccgttcttaaaaataaatttcttcttaaacccaCTTTTAAACCCACTTTTCACAAAGACTCTGACATTctccagtgttttcttttttggggtAAGAACAGAATTTGTCATAAaccttttcttaggacctttctcaagaacacttttaagaagaaacttaggaagatattggtgaatgaggcccaatgtttggtgtctgaaggtgTACTTCattagttttgcagtggagccAGAATGTAGATATctagtaatggaagcttataccaaAATATTTTCTATTACACAAAGTGCATGTCTAAATTATCACACTTGCATCAAACTGGGCTgggttgttaagtaatctcatgGTGTCTGATGCTGTGTTACATACTGTTAagtataaaaatggacaaaggtgTGTCAAGTAGCTGCCCAGCTGACAGTGTTATTGATCCAATGTTTATCTTTTGTGGCTTTAGAGACTTCATGATGATTTGCTTAAAATTCCTAAGGAAAATTGcgttagacaaaaaaaaaaagatattttttaatCTGGCCCagataaaaaaacacaacagttaCTCACAACATCAAAACTGACAAGGCTTTTAGTCTTGGATGATAAACAGGAGAGATTCCTGTCTTTAGTTTAGTTTGCAGATAAAAATGAGTGTTATTATCTTGGCAAATCTGCTGACAGTGTGCGGCTTCTCTGCTAAAGCTCAAGAGGAGATATGAAATCACTGGGCTCTTatctggagaaatatctgaGCAGCAGGAGATGAATGCAAAAGTCGGCTTTGTCTTTCCCTCAGAACTCATTATTGACTATGAGAAACTGCAGCGATATTAAGGAgatttttctttccatttaatTTTGTCAGGGTCCACATAAtaaagtctatttgagattacttaacaactcagtGCAGTTTTGAGGGAGTGTGTGaggatttaggcatgcagtttacaCAGTAATAAATGTGAGATATAATTGTTGCCTCATAGCCCCAGTGTAAGcctaaagaagtaaacttcaggCACTGAATGTTTCTTgcctgattgactacatttggcgTAAGAAGAAAATCCTTAAACAATACTTAAAAACATCTCAGCTCAGATGCTTAAACTGGTCAAGGCAGTAGCTGAGgaacttctctctctgtctctgaaggCTGGTGCGAAGTCGTTCCCCCAGTCCTCTCCCGCCACGGAGGAGTCGCACCAGCAGCCCTGTGAGGAGTGAGTCTCCCACTCGAGCCCAACTAACCAACTCGTCCCGCCACGCTCGCCTTGTGTCGCGCTTTTCTGACCTATATGCCACTGAGAGGCTAGAGGCCCAGAGCCTGCTGCGCCGCTACATTGATGACTTGGAAACAGTGCAGAGGATCATCTTCATTGCCGCTGTGGTATGAGGCACTTAGCAATGCTTACATCAACTACTAGGGCTTGATGAGCAATTTAGACTATAATCCTTTTTACTGTGAATGACCCTGTACCTTAGTTATGCTTATTGTATTAAACAAATCATTGGCCATTTCATTTTGCCACTAACGAAtcacaacactaccaaaactttaccaaatgtttcagtagtgacggTTGTAACAACTGTAGCTGATGTTGGGCACAACTCAAGCCAGTATACGACTAggaaacacagctttgaacaggtGTACAGATGTCGAatcatattttctttaaaacacaaaaaggtttACTTAACTTCATATAAAACTTGCATTCcccactgattttcagactttgggacacatttaacTGAAAACAACAGGATCTCTTTAATACATGTGCGCGGCTAAAACACTCTTTCAATGCAATCACAGACATCAGAGTCATCTGCTTGTGGGGGTCTGAGGTATGATCTCTGTTACAAAATGCTCTTTGTTGCTTGCAATTACACGTTTCCACTTGAGAGATCTCCAAATGGccaatcttacatagtgcaccttcaataaagtttttttaattCCAAATTTAAACACATGATGAATCAAAATCTTTCAGGTTcttcaaaataaacaacatataAAAATGCAAGAATTGTTTTCACAAATTGAGATTTAGGGGTTTGGGTTTGGGATAGACACTGCGAGTagaaagtgctgtataaataatggctttatatatatttagcttattactatcacAGTTAATGCCTTGTAAacatccttgtaaatatctaatgtCTGAATACGGAATtgttttcaatttttaaaacttttttttggtagaatggtccaGATTATTGCGCCAGATCCACTTGTTtcctcttttattcttttaccTATACTGTGTCATGATGCACTGCTGcacatatgaaaatgaaaacccTTCATCTTATTCATCTAATGTGTCAAACAGGAATCTTTCCAGGCTGCCAAGCTGGCCTATCGCCAATTTAAGCTGCGTGTGAGGAAGACTCTCTCCCCTACGCACGTGGGTCCTGAGAGTCTGGAAGACGCAGTAGTGGATTACATCGTCCGAAACCTTGACCTCTATGACGTCCAGACAAGCGTCAATGTATGTTCTCTACCTTGGCCTTTGCAACTTACATATAAAGTTTTACTTtgtacatatacagtcatatgcaaatgtttgggtcCTCAAACGTTGGGCACATATTggaagaataaaacataaaatgtggctagtgaaaatgttatggcacattttatgatttaaGTTTACTTCtcttctaatatgttaaactcagcaaataaatagaaattgcacTCTAAAGTGCCTTATTTATGTttcctgtagagaatgtgtttccTTACTTTCAATTACAAAATCAACATATACTTTAACTGGGGGTGTTCAAGCCTGTGTTGTAAGGCTGGTTAGAGAAAGATGTGCTCCATCTGTTGGTGTAGTTAATTATGGATCCATCCATTAATTGCGATTAACcatatttgactttttacatttttttattactgtccATAGCAGTTCATATTACTGTGCTGCAAAGGGCACTCATAATGATgacacttttttattattattatttgcattgTCAAGTGTAGGTGCAAGTCAGGGGCAACAGCCACTTTAGAAGGACAATAAATTCACCAGCTACTTAACCAAAACAGATAAAAGGACAACAAAAACCCACCCTCATCTGTAAAAATATTAACTaccatattattaaaaatattaccCACTCATACTATTCACAGTGCATCCTATGTGGAAATTCTGCATAGAAAGGCAGGAGGTTTAAGACCCCATTTACATTTGGATGAAAAACGACCTACcaatgtaattttacagtactgCTAAAATAGGTTGCAATCATTAATCAATAGTTTGCAATAACTGttgtaataatattaaaataattcattgAAGGTACAAGTATAAAATTGTTCTATTATGATGCTATTACTTTATAGCCTTACATCGctgtgaaaaaagaagaaagtttaGATTTTAGTGTgtagaatgatgaacagaactgtagatgattctataataataataataataaaatccatccatccatccatccattatcttccgcttctccggggttcgggtcgcgggggcagcatcctaagcaatgaagcccagacctccctttccccagccacttccacaagctgtccaagggggattccgaggcgctcccaggccagctgggcgatatagtcgcgccagcgtgtcctgggtcttccccggggtctcctcccaggtggactcgcctgtgacacctcccgagggaggcgtccaggaggcatcctaaccagatgcccgaaccacctcagctggctcctctcgacgtgaagaagcagcggctctactccgagtccctcccggatgactgaacttctcaccctatctctcagggagagtccagacaccctgcggaggaaactcatttcagccgcttgtattcgcgatcttattctttcggtcattacccaaagctcatgaccataggtgagggtgggaacgtagatcgaccggtaaatcgagagccttgccttatggctcagctctttctttaccacaacagaccggtaaagagcccgcatcactgctgacccagcaccaatccgcctgtcaatctcccgctcccttgtaccattactcgtgaacaagaccccgagatacttgaactcctccacttgaggcaagagcctatccccgacccagagagggctctccacccttttccgcctgagaaccatggtctcggatttagaggtactgattctcatcccagccgcttcacactcggctgcaaaccgatccagcgaaagttgaagttcgcggcctgatgtccccaataggaccacatcatctgcaaacagcagcgatgtgaccctgaggtcaccaaaccggacaccctccatcccttgactgcgcctagaaattctatccataaaaattatgaatagaatcggtgacaaagggcagccctgacggagtccaactctcactgggaacgagtctgacttactgccggccatgcgaaccaaactcctgctttgtttgtacagggcctgaatggctcgtagcaaagagccatgtaccccgtactcccgaagcacctcccacagaataccccggggaacacagtcgaatgccttctccagatccacaaagcacatgtggactggttgggcaaactcccatgaaccctccagaatcctggagagggtgaagagttggtccagtgttccacgaccagggcggaacccgcactgttcctcctggatccgaggttcgactataagccggactctcttctccagtacccctgcatagaccttgccagggaggctgaggagtgtgattcccctgtagttggaacacaccctccggtccccttttttaaaaagaggcaccaccaccccagtctgccaatccagtggcaccgcccccgatgtccacgcaatgttgaaaaggcgtgtcagccaagacagccccacaacatccagagccttgaggaactcagggcggatctcatccacccctggagccttgccaccaaggagcttcttaactaccttagcgacttcggcctcagtaatggacaagcctattcccatgtccccagactcagcctcctcactggagaacatggtgggattgagaaggtcctcaaagtactccttccaccgcccaatgacgtcttcagtcgaagtcagcagcacaccatctccactatatacagtgctagtggcacactgctttccccttctgagtcgcctgacggtttgccagaatcttttcggagccgacttaaagtcactttccaaggcctcaccaaactcctcccatacacgggtttttgccttggcgacaactgaagccgcagatcgcttggcctgtcgatacctgccagatgcctctggtgtcccacaggccaaccatgcccggtaggactccttcttcagcttgatggcatctctcacctggggtgtccaccaccgggttcgaggattaccgccccgacaggcaccaactaccttacggccacagctacagtcagccgcttcagcaatggaggaacggaacatggcccattctgagtcaatgtcccccacctcccccgatatctggtcaaagttctgacggaggtgtgagttgaagatcaatctgacaggttcttctgctagacgttcccagcaaaccctcactatacgtttgggcttgcctggtctgaccggcatcttcccccaccacctgatccaactcaccaccaggtggtgatcagttgacagctcagctcctctctttacccgagtgtccaaaacacatggccgcaagtccgatgacacgactacaaagtcaatcattgaactgcggcctagggtgtcctggtgccatgtgcacttatggacatccttgtgttcaaacatggtgttcgtgatggacaaactgtggtttgcgcagaagtccaaaaactgaacaccactcgggttcagatcagagaggccattcctcccaatcacacccctccaggtctcactgtca
This genomic interval from Pygocentrus nattereri isolate fPygNat1 chromosome 4, fPygNat1.pri, whole genome shotgun sequence contains the following:
- the spata18 gene encoding mitochondria-eating protein isoform X1; amino-acid sequence: MADTLRRLVNTSSYSVLQQKLEAWYKDYHVISCDQNLNRCCELVELTSKIQGQLFTILNLTAQEGGHYAGVDTLKSRLLPWLGTCFTMATSSVSPDTSLNLIQDNVEKERKIRELSLSHESDMQKMEDQLCSTRIQLDSVKQELADAKSDLDCTKNKSATTLLATEDEILHLKTELRAAYEQMDVYKRKLDMLEDYERQVRLLRDEVTFLTAEKTMLQERLVRSRSPSPLPPRRSRTSSPVRSESPTRAQLTNSSRHARLVSRFSDLYATERLEAQSLLRRYIDDLETVQRIIFIAAVESFQAAKLAYRQFKLRVRKTLSPTHVGPESLEDAVVDYIVRNLDLYDVQTSVNDVINSMNVNPRISFPPEVDFVLISSFIREMCRIAFSMQTLDPPLDLAFSSDGELYSDVKYRRSYDSEFTAPLVVYHVWPALMEGDSVIVKGEAVTRRGALWRSRSRSSSPVRSRSGSPTRTLMSSRSRSPSPGRLSTSRL
- the spata18 gene encoding mitochondria-eating protein isoform X2 codes for the protein MQKMEDQLCSTRIQLDSVKQELADAKSDLDCTKNKSATTLLATEDEILHLKTELRAAYEQMDVYKRKLDMLEDYERQVRLLRDEVTFLTAEKTMLQERLVRSRSPSPLPPRRSRTSSPVRSESPTRAQLTNSSRHARLVSRFSDLYATERLEAQSLLRRYIDDLETVQRIIFIAAVESFQAAKLAYRQFKLRVRKTLSPTHVGPESLEDAVVDYIVRNLDLYDVQTSVNDVINSMNVNPRISFPPEVDFVLISSFIREMCRIAFSMQTLDPPLDLAFSSDGELYSDVKYRRSYDSEFTAPLVVYHVWPALMEGDSVIVKGEAVTRRGALWRSRSRSSSPVRSRSGSPTRTLMSSRSRSPSPGRLSTSRL